In Blastopirellula sediminis, the following proteins share a genomic window:
- a CDS encoding MotA/TolQ/ExbB proton channel family protein, with amino-acid sequence MIAGSSQVSRWLFPVIAALAVVCATAGPMSSVMYAQDDAAEPAAAEPAAAPAAAPAAGAAPTEEPPKKLDALTWTMQALSYYFFIFLLISVIFVALFVMCLLNARRDNVVPLHLVESFEACLDENKVQEAYDLAKEDDTFLGKVLSAGLEKVSLGYDKAIEAMQEVGEEENMKLDHRLSYLALIGSLSPMIGLFGTVDGMIRAFSVIALGGATPNPAELANGISTALMTTLVGLAIAIPAIASFSILRNRVDRLALEVGITSEGLMSRFQTVGRK; translated from the coding sequence ATGATCGCAGGATCGTCTCAAGTTTCTCGCTGGTTGTTTCCTGTGATTGCCGCGCTGGCCGTCGTTTGTGCGACCGCCGGCCCGATGTCATCCGTCATGTACGCCCAGGACGATGCGGCTGAACCAGCCGCCGCCGAACCGGCCGCCGCGCCTGCGGCTGCTCCGGCCGCTGGCGCCGCTCCGACCGAAGAGCCCCCGAAGAAGCTCGACGCTTTGACCTGGACCATGCAGGCCCTCAGCTACTACTTCTTCATCTTCCTGCTCATTTCGGTGATCTTCGTCGCCCTGTTCGTCATGTGCTTGCTCAACGCTCGCCGCGACAACGTGGTGCCGCTCCACCTGGTCGAAAGCTTTGAAGCTTGCCTGGACGAAAACAAGGTGCAGGAAGCGTACGATCTGGCGAAGGAAGACGACACCTTCCTCGGCAAGGTTCTGTCGGCCGGCCTCGAAAAGGTTTCGCTCGGCTACGACAAGGCGATCGAAGCGATGCAGGAAGTGGGCGAAGAAGAGAACATGAAGCTCGATCACCGCCTCAGCTACCTGGCTCTGATCGGCTCGCTCAGCCCGATGATCGGTCTGTTCGGGACGGTCGACGGGATGATTCGCGCGTTTAGCGTGATCGCGCTGGGCGGCGCCACGCCGAATCCGGCCGAATTGGCCAACGGCATTTCAACCGCTCTCATGACGACGCTGGTCGGTCTCGCGATCGCGATTCCGGCGATCGCTTCGTTCAGCATTCTCCGCAACCGGGTCGATCGTCTCGCCCTGGAAGTCGGCATCACCAGCGAAGGTTTGATGAGCCGCTTCCAAACCGTCGGTCGCAAGTAA
- the xerD gene encoding site-specific tyrosine recombinase XerD produces the protein MARIRRKLVRPQPQARGNVAARMSAAFADYLQSECHLAANTVAAYRRDLVRFEKWLGAREIKSLRVSDLADYVAWLHRQDLAPATIARGVVSLKIFFRYLQLEGILQDNVVELLGSQKIWRRIPSVIAPHKIDDLMTAPWSEDPYWRRDRALLELLYATGCRASEVSNLRLDDVHLDEGYCKCEGKGSKQRIAPLAKKAADTVRAYLETDRPKLTKRNPPDAVYLFLSRSGKRLSRIAIWELVKKYAARAGIDPEVSPHSLRHSFATHLLAGGADLRHVQEMMGHASIATTQIYTHVDQSRLKKVHAQFHPRA, from the coding sequence ATGGCCAGAATAAGACGGAAATTAGTTCGCCCCCAACCGCAAGCTCGCGGCAACGTCGCCGCGCGGATGTCGGCGGCGTTCGCCGATTATTTGCAGAGCGAGTGCCACTTGGCCGCCAATACGGTCGCCGCCTATCGTCGCGATCTGGTTCGGTTTGAAAAATGGCTTGGGGCGCGAGAGATTAAGAGTCTGCGGGTTTCGGACCTGGCCGATTACGTTGCGTGGCTCCATCGCCAAGACCTGGCCCCGGCAACAATCGCCCGCGGCGTCGTGTCGCTGAAGATTTTCTTCCGTTATCTCCAGTTGGAAGGAATCTTGCAGGACAACGTGGTGGAACTGCTCGGCAGTCAAAAGATCTGGCGGCGGATCCCCTCCGTCATTGCGCCTCATAAGATCGACGATCTGATGACGGCGCCTTGGAGCGAAGATCCTTACTGGCGCCGCGATCGGGCCCTGTTGGAGCTTCTATACGCTACCGGTTGCCGTGCGTCGGAAGTGAGTAATCTTCGTTTAGACGACGTTCATCTGGACGAAGGGTACTGCAAGTGCGAAGGGAAAGGCTCGAAGCAGCGGATCGCGCCGCTAGCGAAAAAAGCGGCCGACACGGTCCGGGCGTATCTCGAAACCGATCGTCCGAAGCTGACCAAGCGAAATCCACCGGACGCGGTGTACCTGTTTCTCTCGCGCAGCGGCAAGCGACTGTCGCGCATCGCGATTTGGGAACTGGTGAAAAAGTACGCCGCCCGGGCCGGGATCGATCCGGAAGTGAGTCCTCACTCGCTCCGACATAGCTTTGCGACCCATTTGCTGGCCGGCGGCGCCGATTTGCGGCATGTGCAGGAAATGATGGGGCACGCCAGCATCGCAACGACGCAGATCTACACGCACGTCGACCAGTCGCGTTTGAAGAAGGTGCACGCACAGTTTCATCCGCGTGCGTAA
- a CDS encoding NAD(P)/FAD-dependent oxidoreductase, translated as MKGETHRVVIIGGGFGGLYAARSLGSSPVQVTMVDRRNFHLFQPLLYQVATGGLSPANIAAPLRRILVRQRNTEVVMADVADFDPENKKVILHDGEIAYDSLIVAAGAETGYFGQNQWAKLSPGLKSIEDATEIRRRVLSAFEQAERETDPKLREELLTFVIVGGGPTGVELAGALAEISHNTMKYDFRNINPADARILLVDAGERVLAPFPVELSTYAHDALVKLGVEVHNHHKVCNVEEDSVVVSHNDEETTIRAKTIIWAAGVQANPLGRKLAEKTGAKTDRGGRVMTEPDCTIAGHPEIFVIGDMACYAHQGEHPLPGVAPVAMQQGQYAAKTIVKRLQGKPVDPFHYHDPGSLATIGRSKAVAVLGKWKYTGFVAWVLWLVIHLMKLIQFESRLLVLMQWSWAYSTFNRSARLITGEDYRQEELQDILNS; from the coding sequence ATGAAGGGCGAAACGCATCGAGTAGTGATTATCGGAGGCGGCTTTGGCGGCCTCTACGCGGCGCGCAGCTTGGGTTCGTCGCCGGTCCAAGTGACGATGGTCGATCGGCGGAACTTTCACTTGTTCCAGCCGCTCCTTTACCAGGTCGCGACCGGCGGGCTCTCTCCGGCCAACATCGCCGCGCCGCTGCGGCGAATCCTGGTCCGTCAGCGCAATACCGAAGTGGTGATGGCCGACGTCGCCGACTTCGATCCTGAAAATAAAAAGGTGATCCTGCACGACGGCGAAATTGCATACGACTCGCTGATCGTCGCCGCCGGGGCCGAGACCGGCTACTTCGGGCAGAATCAATGGGCGAAGCTTTCGCCTGGCCTGAAGTCGATCGAAGATGCGACCGAAATCCGCCGCCGCGTCCTCTCCGCCTTTGAGCAAGCGGAACGAGAGACCGATCCGAAACTCCGCGAAGAGTTGCTGACCTTCGTCATCGTCGGCGGCGGTCCGACCGGCGTCGAGTTGGCCGGCGCCTTGGCCGAGATCTCGCACAACACGATGAAGTACGACTTCCGCAACATTAACCCCGCCGATGCGCGGATCCTGCTGGTCGACGCCGGAGAGCGCGTCCTGGCGCCCTTCCCAGTGGAACTGTCGACCTACGCGCATGACGCGCTGGTCAAACTTGGCGTGGAAGTTCACAACCACCACAAGGTGTGCAACGTCGAGGAAGACTCGGTCGTCGTTTCGCACAATGATGAAGAAACGACCATCCGAGCAAAAACGATCATCTGGGCGGCCGGCGTGCAAGCGAATCCGCTAGGTCGCAAGCTGGCCGAAAAGACCGGCGCGAAAACCGATCGCGGCGGACGCGTCATGACCGAGCCCGATTGCACGATCGCCGGCCATCCCGAGATCTTCGTGATCGGCGATATGGCCTGCTACGCGCATCAAGGCGAACACCCGCTGCCTGGCGTCGCTCCGGTCGCGATGCAACAAGGGCAATACGCCGCGAAGACGATCGTCAAACGTCTGCAAGGCAAACCGGTCGATCCGTTCCACTACCATGACCCCGGCAGCCTGGCGACGATCGGCCGCTCGAAAGCGGTCGCGGTGCTCGGCAAATGGAAATATACCGGCTTCGTCGCGTGGGTCCTCTGGCTGGTCATTCACTTGATGAAGCTGATCCAGTTCGAAAGCCGCCTGCTCGTGCTGATGCAATGGAGTTGGGCTTACTCCACCTTCAATCGCTCGGCCCGCTTGATCACCGGTGAAGATTATCGCCAGGAAGAGCTGCAGGATATTTTGAACTCGTAG
- a CDS encoding tetratricopeptide repeat protein, which translates to MRNTRQLLSLTLIAALTGLASADQIRTESGGQTGNIVSSTKDALILNKAGSPVEVPIEEIVTVSFDDEPFALKQARQEAANGQLQDALDRLVKLEPSGTDLVKQEGEYLKAYCTARLALAGSADQKEATNLLFKFAQSAPNSWHFYEAAELLGDLAVAQQQYDRATQFYGSIANAKAADYQARSRVLAARALIAQDKYAEAVKMYDDVLALQSPSPGVARQKDFATVGKAICVAEMGKPMDGVKMIEPVIERANPKDIDLFSAAYNAMGRCYLKANQPKDALLAYLHTDILFYGNPEMHAEALYFMSKLWKEVNDPDKGVAAYELLRSRYSGSRWAGMN; encoded by the coding sequence ATGCGAAATACCCGTCAATTACTTTCCCTCACGCTGATCGCAGCGCTGACCGGACTCGCCTCCGCCGATCAAATTCGGACCGAGTCCGGCGGGCAGACCGGCAACATCGTCAGCAGCACCAAAGACGCATTGATCCTCAACAAGGCGGGCTCGCCGGTTGAGGTTCCGATCGAAGAGATCGTCACCGTCTCGTTCGACGACGAGCCGTTCGCCCTGAAGCAGGCGCGACAGGAAGCGGCCAACGGCCAGTTGCAGGACGCGCTCGATCGCTTGGTCAAGCTCGAACCGTCGGGCACCGACCTGGTGAAGCAAGAAGGGGAATACCTGAAGGCTTACTGCACCGCTCGTTTGGCCCTGGCCGGTTCGGCCGACCAGAAGGAAGCGACCAACCTGCTGTTCAAGTTCGCCCAGAGCGCTCCCAACAGCTGGCACTTCTACGAAGCGGCCGAACTGCTCGGCGACCTGGCGGTCGCGCAGCAGCAGTACGATCGGGCCACGCAGTTCTACGGCAGCATCGCGAACGCCAAAGCGGCCGACTACCAGGCTCGCTCGCGCGTCTTGGCCGCCCGCGCCTTGATCGCCCAAGACAAATACGCCGAAGCGGTCAAGATGTATGACGACGTCCTCGCCCTACAGTCGCCGTCGCCGGGCGTCGCTCGCCAAAAGGACTTCGCCACGGTCGGCAAAGCGATCTGCGTCGCCGAAATGGGGAAACCGATGGACGGGGTCAAGATGATCGAACCGGTCATCGAGCGCGCCAACCCGAAAGACATCGATCTTTTTTCGGCCGCGTACAACGCAATGGGACGCTGCTACCTTAAGGCGAATCAGCCGAAAGATGCGCTGCTGGCCTATCTGCACACCGACATCCTGTTCTACGGCAACCCCGAAATGCACGCCGAAGCCCTCTACTTCATGAGCAAGCTTTGGAAAGAAGTGAATGACCCCGACAAGGGGGTCGCCGCGTACGAACTGCTTCGTTCCCGCTATTCCGGCAGTCGCTGGGCCGGCATGAACTAA
- a CDS encoding alpha/beta hydrolase, giving the protein MNRIVLLLALLLPSVVIHSSAAQAPRREVQWVNSDIAKAPGLSHKILDSKALGHDVGYVVWTPPQFDDSGKTRYPVVYFLHGAGGSEKSDSAGFSSMVAGAIRSGKFPAAICVFPNGGMSGYRAEVEKMIVDELIPLIDNEYPTRAEQSSRVVCGFSMGGAGSVRLSLEHPDLFAAAGSWGGALNWRGRAEDSTMLPVAKQNAGTLKKNNFALLTINGDQDHPEGFDLLKEILTAAEVPHETLVLPETNHNLGKYYNGSKEKTLQFLATHLTESN; this is encoded by the coding sequence ATGAATCGAATCGTATTGCTCCTTGCTCTGTTGTTGCCAAGCGTAGTGATCCATTCTTCCGCGGCGCAAGCTCCTCGTCGTGAAGTTCAATGGGTAAATTCCGATATCGCCAAGGCGCCAGGACTGTCGCATAAGATTTTGGACAGCAAGGCGCTCGGACATGACGTTGGATACGTCGTCTGGACGCCGCCGCAGTTCGACGACAGCGGAAAGACTCGCTATCCGGTCGTCTACTTTCTGCATGGCGCCGGCGGTTCGGAAAAGTCGGACTCCGCCGGTTTCTCATCAATGGTTGCCGGGGCGATTCGCAGCGGTAAGTTTCCCGCCGCGATTTGCGTCTTTCCCAACGGCGGCATGAGCGGCTATCGAGCGGAGGTCGAGAAGATGATCGTCGACGAATTGATTCCGCTGATCGACAATGAGTATCCGACCAGGGCGGAGCAGTCGTCGCGCGTTGTCTGCGGTTTTTCGATGGGAGGCGCGGGATCGGTTCGACTATCGCTGGAACATCCCGATTTGTTCGCCGCCGCCGGAAGTTGGGGTGGCGCACTCAACTGGCGCGGACGGGCCGAAGATAGCACGATGCTGCCGGTCGCCAAACAAAACGCCGGAACGCTAAAGAAGAACAACTTCGCCCTGCTGACGATCAACGGCGATCAGGATCATCCCGAAGGGTTCGACCTACTGAAAGAGATTTTGACGGCGGCTGAAGTCCCGCACGAAACGCTCGTTCTGCCGGAAACCAATCACAATCTCGGCAAGTACTATAACGGCTCCAAAGAGAAGACGCTGCAGTTTCTGGCGACGCATCTAACCGAGTCGAATTAA
- the galE gene encoding UDP-glucose 4-epimerase GalE, translated as MKVLVSGGAGYVGSHTARHLMRQGHDVWIYDNLSQGHRGAVPADRLIVGDLHDGPQLTSLMRELKIEAVMHFAASALVGESVTDPAKYYRNNIVATLSLLDSMRAADVRRIVFSSTCATYGEPDQMPITESTTQSPVNPYGFTKLCIEHALADYAHAYGFGYAALRYFNASGASPDGDIGEDHDPESHLIPIVLQVALGQREAISIFGDDYPTPDGTCIRDYIHVDDLATAHLTAMEKLEPGVALKLNLGTGEGVSVREVIQACRDVTGHAIPEKIAPRRPGDPPELVADASLALKQLGWRAKYLDIRKTVETAWKWHVAHPHGYAD; from the coding sequence ATGAAAGTCCTGGTTTCCGGCGGCGCCGGCTACGTCGGCTCGCATACTGCCCGTCATTTGATGCGGCAAGGACATGACGTCTGGATCTACGACAACCTCTCGCAAGGTCACCGCGGGGCGGTTCCGGCCGACCGTTTGATCGTCGGCGACCTGCACGATGGCCCGCAACTGACGAGCCTGATGCGGGAGTTGAAAATCGAAGCCGTGATGCACTTCGCCGCGAGCGCCCTGGTCGGCGAGTCGGTGACCGATCCAGCCAAATACTATCGCAACAACATCGTCGCGACGCTGTCGCTGCTAGACTCGATGCGGGCCGCCGACGTTCGCCGGATCGTCTTTTCGAGCACCTGCGCCACCTACGGCGAACCCGATCAAATGCCGATTACCGAGTCGACCACGCAGTCGCCGGTCAATCCGTACGGCTTTACCAAGTTGTGCATCGAACACGCATTGGCCGACTACGCTCACGCGTATGGATTCGGCTACGCGGCGCTCCGCTACTTCAACGCTTCCGGCGCATCGCCTGACGGCGACATTGGGGAAGACCATGATCCCGAATCGCACCTGATCCCGATCGTGTTGCAAGTGGCGCTCGGCCAGCGCGAAGCGATTTCGATTTTCGGCGACGATTACCCAACGCCTGACGGAACCTGCATTCGCGACTATATTCATGTCGACGATCTGGCGACCGCCCATCTGACGGCGATGGAAAAGCTGGAGCCCGGCGTGGCGTTGAAGCTGAACCTGGGAACCGGGGAAGGGGTGAGCGTTCGGGAAGTGATCCAAGCTTGTCGCGACGTCACCGGCCACGCGATCCCCGAAAAAATCGCTCCGCGTCGCCCCGGCGACCCGCCGGAACTGGTCGCCGACGCCTCGCTGGCGCTGAAGCAATTGGGTTGGCGTGCGAAATACCTGGACATTCGAAAGACCGTAGAAACCGCGTGGAAGTGGCACGTCGCCCATCCGCACGGCTACGCCGACTAA
- a CDS encoding ExbD/TolR family protein, which produces MRIKKSRRVLAEGDMTPMIDMTFQLIAFFMVLINFSQAEQDKDVKLPDSELARPPDAPLIDALTLHVRKNGIIVIANDEHDMEQLRKRMILEKQYAEDPTKVTIIIRGDREVATGKVQEVIRLCQDVGFELFALRAKERLTYK; this is translated from the coding sequence ATGCGCATCAAAAAATCACGTCGTGTGCTCGCAGAGGGGGATATGACCCCCATGATCGACATGACGTTTCAATTGATCGCCTTCTTCATGGTGCTGATTAATTTCAGCCAGGCGGAACAGGACAAAGACGTCAAACTGCCCGACAGCGAACTGGCCCGTCCCCCGGACGCGCCGCTGATCGACGCGTTAACGTTGCACGTCCGCAAGAACGGCATCATCGTGATCGCCAATGACGAGCACGATATGGAACAACTGCGCAAGCGGATGATCCTGGAAAAGCAATACGCCGAAGATCCGACGAAAGTCACGATCATCATTCGCGGCGACCGAGAAGTGGCGACCGGCAAAGTGCAGGAAGTAATCCGGCTTTGCCAGGACGTCGGCTTTGAACTATTCGCTTTGAGAGCCAAAGAACGGCTTACGTATAAGTAG
- a CDS encoding pentapeptide repeat-containing protein — protein MAKKTWGYGLLAPDLPADEDLTPCSVETIAEDQAYERVLIRGQRTSGTIDRLTIAESRLDQVAWPEAKLPEVLLRDVQGSTCDFSNAQMPGGEFQQVELVGAKLIGIDFTDAAWRNVVLTRCNLSFCTWRGAKLKNVRFEDCELGDADFYLVQFESVEWIDCRLRRSRFYGARFTETKMTRCDLLDLGAAADDLRKLKMDAAGWLQLAPLFDVTID, from the coding sequence ATGGCGAAAAAGACGTGGGGCTACGGATTATTGGCCCCGGACCTGCCGGCTGACGAAGATCTGACCCCCTGCTCGGTCGAAACGATTGCTGAGGATCAAGCGTACGAGCGGGTCTTGATCCGCGGGCAGCGCACCTCGGGGACGATCGATCGGTTGACGATCGCCGAATCGCGACTGGACCAGGTCGCGTGGCCCGAAGCGAAGCTGCCGGAGGTGCTGCTCCGCGACGTGCAGGGATCGACCTGCGACTTCTCCAACGCCCAGATGCCGGGGGGCGAATTTCAGCAGGTCGAACTGGTCGGCGCGAAGCTGATCGGGATCGACTTTACTGACGCCGCCTGGCGGAATGTTGTGCTGACCCGCTGTAATCTTTCGTTCTGCACATGGCGCGGGGCCAAGCTAAAGAACGTTCGCTTTGAAGACTGCGAACTGGGAGACGCCGACTTCTACCTGGTTCAGTTTGAATCGGTCGAATGGATCGATTGCCGATTGCGTCGCAGTCGGTTTTACGGCGCCCGTTTTACCGAAACGAAGATGACGCGGTGCGACCTGCTCGATCTGGGCGCTGCGGCGGACGACTTGCGGAAGCTGAAGATGGACGCTGCTGGTTGGCTGCAACTGGCGCCTCTGTTTGACGTAACGATTGACTAG
- a CDS encoding DUF4236 domain-containing protein → MGWTARKSITLGPLRINFSKSGVGFSFGITGFRGGMSATGRKYVSATIPGTGIRYQKSGKTLMSLLDFSQPEKKTKKRTYKRKTTIR, encoded by the coding sequence GTGGGATGGACAGCGCGGAAATCGATTACCTTGGGGCCGTTGCGCATCAACTTTAGCAAGAGCGGCGTCGGCTTTTCGTTCGGGATCACCGGCTTTCGCGGCGGCATGAGCGCTACCGGCAGAAAGTACGTCTCGGCCACCATTCCCGGGACCGGGATTCGCTATCAAAAGTCGGGCAAGACGTTGATGTCGTTGCTTGATTTCAGTCAGCCCGAAAAGAAAACAAAAAAACGAACTTACAAACGCAAGACAACGATTAGGTGA
- a CDS encoding RNA polymerase sigma factor, with amino-acid sequence MPLSSEQFERLIHEHSPALYRVAFRMLGDRHLAEDVLQEAFRSVWTGRAKLDPERSERAWLASILRRRIIDRWRKKSDVKSVGDSEMLDRATFDVDPFGDELSAEMQAALDRLPTELKETLLLVVVGELTHREAAETLGVPIGTVLSRVNRARGRLREYLSARQSK; translated from the coding sequence TTGCCGTTATCTTCCGAGCAATTTGAGCGACTCATTCACGAGCATAGCCCGGCGCTCTATCGCGTTGCGTTTCGGATGCTCGGGGATCGCCACTTGGCTGAAGATGTCCTTCAGGAGGCGTTTCGGTCGGTCTGGACCGGACGTGCGAAGCTCGATCCCGAACGGAGCGAACGAGCCTGGCTCGCGTCGATCTTGCGACGCCGAATCATTGATCGCTGGCGGAAAAAGAGCGACGTCAAAAGCGTGGGCGATTCCGAGATGCTCGATCGCGCGACGTTTGACGTCGATCCTTTTGGAGACGAATTAAGCGCCGAGATGCAAGCGGCCCTTGATCGTCTGCCGACCGAGCTGAAAGAGACTCTGTTACTGGTCGTCGTTGGTGAGCTAACGCACCGAGAAGCGGCGGAAACGCTGGGAGTTCCGATTGGAACGGTCTTATCCCGCGTGAATCGAGCGCGAGGGCGGCTACGGGAATATCTTTCGGCTCGTCAATCGAAATGA
- a CDS encoding ExbD/TolR family protein yields MKLRNSARHAGSDKIDLQMTPMIDIVFQLLVFFVMTFKVAAMEGDFDIKMPKAAQGAPSDQLPLKLTLRATPTGKLDEVRLGDRSFSGLSYQEKFKKLQDQIIEQIGTDTGPGSAAEEAEIEIDADYNLQYEYVIEAMTAVTGRVDKEGNIQRLIEKVKFSPSAGR; encoded by the coding sequence ATGAAGTTACGAAATTCCGCTCGCCATGCCGGCAGCGATAAGATCGATTTGCAGATGACGCCGATGATCGACATCGTGTTTCAGCTGCTCGTCTTCTTCGTCATGACGTTTAAAGTCGCGGCGATGGAAGGGGACTTCGACATCAAGATGCCGAAAGCGGCTCAGGGCGCTCCCAGCGACCAACTTCCGCTGAAGTTGACGCTTCGAGCCACGCCGACCGGCAAACTTGACGAAGTCCGTTTGGGCGATCGATCGTTCTCCGGCTTGTCGTACCAAGAGAAGTTCAAGAAGCTGCAGGACCAGATCATCGAGCAAATCGGCACCGACACCGGTCCCGGCTCGGCGGCGGAAGAGGCGGAGATTGAAATCGACGCCGATTACAACCTGCAGTACGAATATGTCATCGAAGCGATGACCGCAGTCACCGGTCGCGTCGACAAAGAAGGGAACATCCAGCGCTTGATCGAAAAGGTCAAGTTCTCTCCCTCCGCCGGACGCTAA
- a CDS encoding vWA domain-containing protein has translation MDTPDPQFDDLDEILRRTPTPPDLAARLQAASQVDLTDGEIDEALRDISVPYGLADRILHSSRNERARRSDRQPLRWQNILVWGTAACLLVSASFRGWQATKPTPEAPIPSIAVAPEPIDTAVESLAWLGPVPDDLAIVDLAQHLREQPTSNVDTAGYRQLDWDDPTQPPAKAIPPQLVHLASDLPSNLMADAFLMRWKPLGARPLIDAKPREIQRAPSTDQMAEFFSLAPGYDRQFLLREEEQPFISLPNDKLNSITAPLAATRSWREAVRQITVDTGVPQPIRLEELAALGGAMFIKAERQQVALRTAAGPAAFANSGVQLLQVGMIAGSADIVDRPPTHLTIAVDLTAGMKESGRWDSVRQALGELIERMSPYDTVSLVCIDEFSHTLVEDATSADAAAWRETLQQMTPNDSDCLAEGIRFSSAVALRTASFGDIRRPLIVISDRFDHLSDATCGELEPLIDDANSQQVDYHWFTIDNSDQYGPLSKFWREVGSVVASNDERSLLRGLEQVDFGKSTCLATDLRLTVHWNVKSVASYRLVGCQVEAAGLGSGQQPLELHGEEAASALFEVVLTPDGPNEVARVEATWQDPATGKPKKEVQVVSRLQFAPSWEASPLSLQAAQLAVQAGGLMRESYFVRQRGGDASELSSMLGRANRQLARHDEFAYLEQLIRATERRRTNGF, from the coding sequence GTGGACACGCCAGATCCACAATTCGATGATTTAGACGAAATCCTTCGTCGCACGCCGACGCCGCCCGATCTGGCTGCGCGTCTTCAGGCCGCATCGCAGGTCGATCTAACCGACGGGGAGATTGACGAAGCGCTGCGCGACATCTCGGTTCCATATGGTCTTGCCGATCGAATTTTGCACAGTTCGCGCAATGAGCGAGCCCGTCGCAGCGATCGGCAACCTCTTCGCTGGCAAAACATCCTCGTTTGGGGGACGGCTGCCTGCTTGCTAGTATCGGCTTCGTTCAGGGGCTGGCAGGCGACAAAACCGACTCCTGAGGCGCCAATTCCCTCGATCGCAGTCGCTCCCGAACCGATTGACACGGCGGTCGAATCACTCGCTTGGCTCGGACCGGTTCCGGACGATCTGGCGATTGTCGACTTGGCGCAACATCTCCGGGAACAGCCCACCTCCAACGTCGACACGGCGGGCTATCGCCAACTTGACTGGGACGATCCAACCCAACCTCCGGCGAAGGCGATTCCTCCGCAGTTGGTCCACTTGGCTTCCGACTTGCCGTCGAACCTGATGGCCGACGCCTTCTTGATGCGGTGGAAACCGCTCGGCGCCCGACCGCTGATCGACGCCAAACCGCGTGAGATTCAGCGCGCTCCTTCGACCGACCAAATGGCCGAGTTCTTTTCCCTCGCGCCAGGTTACGATCGCCAGTTCCTGCTGCGTGAAGAAGAGCAGCCGTTCATTTCGCTCCCCAACGACAAACTGAACTCGATCACCGCGCCGCTCGCGGCGACTCGCAGTTGGCGAGAAGCGGTTCGCCAGATCACTGTCGATACCGGCGTGCCGCAACCGATTCGCTTGGAAGAGTTGGCCGCACTCGGCGGCGCCATGTTCATTAAAGCGGAACGGCAGCAGGTCGCTCTTCGTACCGCCGCTGGTCCGGCTGCCTTCGCCAACTCGGGAGTCCAATTGCTGCAGGTCGGCATGATCGCCGGCAGCGCCGACATCGTCGATCGTCCCCCGACCCATTTGACGATCGCCGTCGACCTGACCGCCGGGATGAAAGAGAGCGGTCGCTGGGACAGCGTTCGCCAGGCCTTGGGAGAACTGATCGAGCGGATGTCGCCGTACGACACGGTCTCGCTGGTCTGCATTGACGAATTCAGCCATACGCTGGTCGAAGACGCGACCTCGGCCGACGCCGCCGCCTGGCGTGAAACCTTGCAACAGATGACCCCGAATGACAGCGATTGCCTGGCCGAAGGGATTCGTTTTTCGTCGGCCGTCGCCCTCCGCACGGCTTCGTTCGGCGACATTCGCCGTCCGCTGATCGTCATCTCGGATCGCTTTGACCACTTGAGCGACGCGACCTGCGGCGAACTGGAACCGCTGATTGACGACGCCAACTCGCAGCAAGTCGACTACCACTGGTTCACGATCGACAATAGCGATCAGTACGGCCCGCTTAGCAAGTTCTGGCGCGAGGTCGGCTCGGTCGTCGCATCAAACGACGAACGTTCGCTCCTTCGTGGTCTCGAGCAGGTCGACTTCGGCAAGTCGACTTGCCTGGCGACCGACCTTCGCTTGACCGTTCACTGGAATGTAAAGAGCGTCGCTTCGTACCGCCTGGTCGGTTGCCAGGTCGAAGCGGCCGGTCTTGGTTCTGGTCAACAGCCGCTCGAACTTCATGGTGAAGAAGCGGCGTCGGCGCTGTTTGAAGTCGTCCTGACGCCGGATGGTCCGAACGAAGTCGCCCGCGTCGAGGCGACTTGGCAGGATCCGGCGACCGGCAAACCGAAAAAAGAAGTGCAGGTCGTCAGTCGCCTGCAATTTGCGCCGTCGTGGGAAGCTTCGCCTCTCTCGCTGCAAGCCGCGCAGTTGGCGGTCCAAGCAGGCGGGCTGATGCGTGAATCGTACTTCGTACGTCAACGGGGGGGAGACGCGAGCGAATTGTCCTCGATGCTCGGTCGCGCTAACCGCCAACTGGCACGTCACGACGAGTTCGCCTACCTGGAACAACTAATACGAGCGACCGAACGTCGACGAACAAACGGATTTTAG